The segment AAAACCTATGCTGTCCCCTAGGTTTAAGTCCTTGGGATGACACAAGCCCATCAGACTGTTTTGCTGGTATATATTTGAAGTGCTGAGCATCACAGCTGTAATGCTCAATATATTTACAAGAttgaaaaattctttttcatttcttgcttccttctgtttctcttctgcTGCTCTTCACATTTCCTGTGTGCCTGCATATCAGATTGTGATGTCTCTGTAAACTCCTGTGCAGTGAAGTGTTCTTTACATATGAAATAGGAAACAGTTCAATTTGGCCAGCTGTGTGCTAATCTGGAGTTTGCAGAAGACCATTTTAACTATGTTTCTGTACAGACTCCTTGAAAATTGTAAAGCACAATACTGACCTCTTTGTCTCATTCTCATCCAAGTATGCCAGGTCCGACCAGCCTGCAGCCAAGTCTACAGCTTCTTTCACTCTGCTGACCCCTCTGCCTGCAGACTCGAACCATTGTTGGAGAAAAAATTCCATCTTCTTCCTCCATTCAGTGTCCCACGGTACCAGAGATACCCACTAGGGGATGGAAGATCTCACCAGTTAGGTATAGTGCCTGATTTCATAGCTCTCATTGCCTGTAGTTCTCTTAAGTGTTCTCTCCTTATACAGCTCAAGAGAATTTGAAGTAGTGATGTGCCAGCATGCTAAAAACTCATCTGGGACTGAGTAGCACAGACATACTTAGCAAGTGTGGAACCAAAGAAGATATctaagaaaaaattattcttatgCATGAGGTTTATGATACTAGTTGTGTTAAAGAGGAGTTTGAAGGTAATACCACTACTCTAGTTGAAGTGTCACTTGGAAAATTCCATGTCTTTGACTATCattttaaacaatttatttttgcaattaGCTGACCTTTGCCTAGATCTTCACATGTTGTTCCTTTTGGTCACTTGTGGTTGGTTTGTTCTAGATATCTACTAGGACAAATCAGACCACTGAGCAGTCTTGACTGCACTTCTCCTAGGTGGGTTACTAAGCAATAGTTATGTTGGTAATAAAGATTTgaatgcagggaaaaaaaaaaaacagaaatagatTGATTTctggggaagaaagaggaaggggTGAATGACCAAGGTGCTAGTAGAAGGAATTGTGCTTTTTTGATTTAatagaaaataaggaaaaatcaTCTAGGCATGAAGTATCTTTGACTTGTCACATTATGCAAAAAAGGACATTTTGTTCATGTCAGAAAGAGGACCAGAGAAGTATCACAGACTCCCAGGGCTATGTAgttcttttcagaaagtgactTTAAAATGAGTAGGGTTGAGTGTGAAGTAAAATAGCATTCCAGCATCACTACTGAGTTTGGTAGATCCAGGCCAAAAGCACCCAGCTGCCATTGCATTTTCATGGCAGTAGGGTGTGTGCTTTCTCCATATAGTCATGCTATGTAATACTATTTTCACGCTGAAGGAGGAAGTTTCATCCATGGGCATTAAATGTGATATTATTCAGGAAAACGCTCATTAGctgtgcatttaaaaataaatgaataaacaaagaaataagATACACACTCAAACACCAGTTTCAAAACCATGGTGtgcatcctttttttttaattgttattttcatttttgtaacCTGCAGGTGATGCTCTCCATAATCACAGTGGTCTGTTCCTTGAGAATAGCTCTTTGAACATACCTTTCTCTCAGGAGAGTCCTGAATCTCCAAATACTTCTGATCAACCACAAGGGAAAACTAGAAAGTTGAGCTTGGCCAGCACAAACAGTGAAAACTCCGGGTCAACTGAAAGCTTGCCATCAGCATGCCTCACCAACAGTGAGTAAAGCTTGGTGCCATGTGCTACTGGATATGACAACAGCCTTTCCCTTCacattttttctgtgaaaaagttgattaagaaaagaaaagatatCTGCTTGGAATTTGGGGAGAATGAGGATAGGCCAAGTTTCTGCAATTTTTCATAACGCAAGttatctttattttctgtttgtaaTTAGATAGATAAAGTAACAGAAAAGAAGTCACAGTTTTTTATTATGGTGTTACTCATAAATAGCCACAGGAGTTTCATAGTAACAGGGGTTTATGATCATGTTCCAGGCATGAAGCAGTATAGGTAGGTAAGATTTGTTACTCAAAATTAGAAGTGCTATAAATCATTATATTGCCCTGCTATGGACTATAGTCatacgtgtgtgtgtgtatatatgtatgtatgtatatctctctctctctctcaataTTTGCTTCACTGTTCAGGAGGCCTTTGCCATTCTTACCCTATAACATGATCATAAAAGTAATAGTCTTTCACTGTACGTTTTCCATGGACCAGAAAGCAGTGGGGATCATGCTGAGGTGATTTCTGTTTCCCAAAACTTGGACCCATAAGAGCTCTTTAGATGTCAGGCAGTTAAGTGATGATGCAGTCAGTAAAAACTGTACTTTTGTGAATGATAGATACCTTTAACAGACTTAAAATGTCAAGATTAAGAAAGCAGAAAGCCTAATTCCATTATCTAGCTTAAAGAGAGCAAGAAATTTATTGATACAGAAATGTTATgctattttgtttcattttttgtaGTTACTGCAAAGTGGTGGGGAACGAAACGAATAGATTATGCCTTGTATTGTCCAGATGTGCTGACAGCCTTTCCAACAGTGGCCCTGCCACATCTCTTTCATGCCAGCTACTGGGAATCAACAGATGTTGTGGCCTTCATCTTAAGACAGGTAACggatcttttttttctctctctgcagcaGATAACCTTGTGATTGTTAATTGCATTTTCCAAGGGTCAGTCTTTAAATCTTTAGGTCAGTTAGATGGCTAAGTGTGGATGCATCACATACAAGTGCATTTAGGAGTGACAGATCTGGATTTATTGGAGAGGTAAAGGGGACAGTGAACCCACCATTAGCACTGCTGACTTTGTGACCAGTAATATTGTGCCTTTATGCATATCTCacccctcctgtgccccagatCAGTCTAACCCTGTATTATATAttcattttgtgctgttttgtaAGGAATATGCTATCTCCAGCCTTACATAATTACCTATCTCCCTATTAAGTATCAAATTACTAGCATACATCTGATAGTAAACCAGTTTGAAAGTACTGCTTCTGTAAGAAAGTTGAGTCTCTCCTTTACAGGACACTTTCCTAGCCTTGTAAGCACATTGAAACTTTTAGAATTTAATAAGCCTTTCAAGCATTTAGAACATGTCTCTAAAGCAGTATGTGAGTACAGAAGATCCAGTACAGTCTGGATCTTCTGCCCATGTTGGGGGTTAAGAATAAAGACTAATGGCTCCTGAATGCCCCGTGGCTGCATACATTGCCTGCACATTACCTCTAGCGAATAGAATTTATGCCAATTTGTTAAAAATCATGCTTACTTCTCAACATTACTGTAATTTGTTGCAAGCCAGCTGCTTTGCTGACTCTGATTGCAGCATGATTTTACTCAAGAGACTTCATATAAGACATCTTTTGAAATGGTTCTAGACCACTCTTCTAACAAGGGCACCGAGATTGTAAAACTTCagcacagaaaagcaggtgTTCAACTTGAAAAATTTGCTAATCTATTTCTCGTTCAAAATAGCTGTTTGTGATTGTAAGTACAACCCACAGATTTCAGTGAGACAGGGCTTCTGGTTTCAGTTGCAATGTGGCATAACTCACACCCGGATTCTGAATTCTGTGGGTTGTGTCCTGAAATCTGAGTTGGACACAAAAGTTTCTTGGTAAATGTATGATATTTAGGTTGTAAGAATGTGTATGACTTAATAAAGTTCTGCATGTTCATAAGTTGGATTTCAGTGGGTCCTTGTGGGTCTCTGCCTATCACCTACTGAAGCAGTAGTACTCAAAAGGGATGAGAAACATTCTCTCTGAGTAGATGTGTAGAAAATCAATCCAGATGAAGTCAGGAGTCTGATGTCTGCCACATAAAGGACATTAAACAATGCTTCTGTGGTTTTATGCTGCTTTACTGACTGTGCAGACCATAATCAACACAATGTGACTTATCACTTGATACCATCCTAATGTTTTCACCATTTTCTCTGGAGGAATGTGCAGGCTCTGCTGTGAATGAAAAAGCTGTTCAATCAGTATTTGAAATTAAGTGTTGGCCAACAGAGTGAAAGCAGTTTCTTTGTGCAGTTTTTGTGAACATATGGCGTTACCTGTCTACTTCCATTGTGCTTTTGGCTCTGCAGTGTCACTCAACTGGGGCAGCAGTGTAacttctctttctttgccaagTACCGGGACTTCCCAGGCTACACactatttattaaaatattaatataatttcagGTGATGAGGTatgaaaatgtaaatttcaAGGAAAATGACAACCTGGATCCAGAAACACTAAGTCCATCCAATCCCCGAGAAAAATGGTTACGCAAAAGGACACATGTCAAACTGAGGGTAAGTTTAACTCCAAATATATATGGCAGCTATGGAACATGGGTTTGGCAGAAATTTAAATGGAGTTTGATCTCCCCGAGTAAGTTTACATAACTGAAAATCACTAAAGAGCTGAAAACTGATAACTTAATCCAGAAGCAGGCAGATTAATGGTTAGGGAATATGGGCAATTTCATCTTGGTTTATCACATACTGTCCAGGACTGTGTTTCTCTGTCACTGTTCATAACAAAACAGAGACAGCAGCCTTGTGACAAAAATGAACAGTACCCTTCCCATCTTCTGCTCTTATTTCAGAATGTGACTGCTAATCACCGAGCTAATGATGTCATTGCAGCAGAAGATGGTCCTCAGGTACTAGTTGGGCGCTTTATGTATGGACCTCTGGACATGGTGGCTTTAACAGGTGAAAAGGTGAAGTCTGAGTAATCCATTTTCTTAGTTTTACTTGAAACAGTTGTTGAATATAGCACACATGTACAATGCCAGAGAAAGCCTTACAGTGAGGGGAAATGTCACTAGCCCCCTACTACTTCAGCAGAAATATACTATAAAGTGGGCTTTCCTGATAGCTGACCTTTTTCTGAGCTCTCATATCTCTTACCTGATTATGGCTATCTCCTTTGGTTGGTGGTGagtgtgctgtgcagtgatTTCTGAACCTGCCATCCAGCTGTACCACCTACTGGAGACAATTAACTTtctgaggaagaaggaaaaataatttcgTAGTAGTTGACAAAGCACTAAAAGAAAACCATGTATCATCCTATCCAGGTAAAACAACTAGATAAAAGACCATACTAGATTAGTGTTTCATTGGTTTTGCAGGTGGATATCTTCATAATGACTGAACCATCTTCGGGTAGGTGGGTGTATTTTGACACAGAGATATCCAACAGCAGTGGACGAATATCCTACAATATACCTGAACAGAAGAGACTGAGAGTTGGTGTGTATCCCATCAAAATGGTGGTCAGGTAATAACTCCAAGCTGGAAATAAAACTGTGATGGGTTGTGGTGATCAGGAAGGAGCTTCAAAACTGAGTAAAAACTTCATTTGAATCCCTGCTTGGGAGATGAAATCAATGAAGAGAATTTAGCTGAAATAGAATGTGTTGTTACCCATCAGTTAACAAAGTCCAAAGTCAGCTTACAATCCTATGTAGTGCAACTTGAGAAGGAGAAAATGTTTTACCTTGGTTTAATAAAAAAGGCAATCAATTCAAGAAAATAGGTACTGAAAcgcaaataaaattatattaaaaaatgaagctttagtGTGCAGGAGTAAGTTTCAAAGAGGAACAAAATAAATTGTCCTGTCTTTGTTCATTAGGCTGTGAGCACATATTGTAGGAATCTTCATCACCAGACATAAACATGGTCTTTAGATTACAAGTTTTAGGGAACAGGAGGTGGTGGGATGAGAAGAGCTTTGGATTTCCTTGTCATGTATCCATTTTTTAACATGCAGTTCTCTTGGGGAAAATGCATCATAAGGAAATGGTTTTCATATGTCCTTCCATGACAAGAGTGATGTATGACTGCAttggtttttggttgtttgtgtgtttttggttggttgtttgttgcttttgttttttactcCTCTCAACTGGCATTCCCATTGCAAGGGGGGATATTTGCAAGAATAGAGGGTGGATAATGTCCATATTACCAATTGTTAAGCTTATGGAGAAAGTTTGAGTAGTAGTTAGAGTACTTCAAGCTggtttgcagggtttttttctaattcttttgGTTATTTGTATGCATGTGATTTCTTATTAAGATCAGCTTCcaaatttctctttgaaaaacTTTTACCTAAAAGTGTAAGTTTTGATTGTCCCATGTAAGACTGAAATCAGAAGCCATATTTGACAGTGAGGTCAAAGCTGTAGGTCTAGAAAGATCCAATTTCAAATCTTAACTGAAACATGCAGAAAATACATTCtgacattttgctttttaaattaatttattgcgTTGACTCTGCAGAGGGGACCAGAGCAGTGCAGCAAGTTACCTGACTGTACTGCCCCGAGGAATGGAATGTGTTGTGTTCAGCATTGATGGTTCCTTTGCAGCAAGTGTTTCAATTATGGGAAGTGACCCCAAAGTCCGAGCGGGGGCCGTTGATGTTGTCAGGTAAATGATGTTTGAACACTTCAAATCTCTGACTTTCTGCTTGAACACAGTAGGAAGGAAAAGGGTTGTTATACTAAACAGACAGCAATTTTCTAAGGGCCAAGATTCTCTGTAGatacatttctgtattttcttgcaCAGCACATCTGCCTGAATTTCAGTGCAATATTAGAATGCTGTGGATTACATTGAAATTTGTAGTTTAAATTGCCTAGCGATAAAAAGTTGCTTCTTGGGAATATAATCTTGAAGTGTGTGCAGTGAGTTAATAATGATTCCATGTGTATTTTGTGTTTCACTAATTTCAAATAAGGACATAtttgtactttaaaaatatcagaTGTCAGGAATGCAAGAATGTTGTTTGCAGCaaaaattaaaaggccttttaattcattCTTGCAGGTCTGTTAATGTTGCACTGGATGGGAAAGGCAGTTCTCATGTTGGAACTTGCATGAGAACGTAGAAATGTCAGTTTTCAAGGGTTTCCATTCCTTATAGCTGAAATGACAGGAAATCTAATTAAAGATTTCAAAAGGAGCAGTACCTGATGTGTCGCAAGGTTTATTCTAAGTATATTTTTGAATGGCTCTGATATTTTAGATAATATTTTGCATAAGAGCGTCTcttgctttcttccttctctcccgAAGTGTAGACATTATTACTTAGTTTCTTGATTGGAGCAGAGACTTAGGCATGCTGCTTTCCACTTGTTGAAGGATATAATCTAACTTCTAACTGGTCTGAGAAAAGATGCTGACCTGACCTGTGAgtattctttctctttctgcacTTATATAATTTAACTGCTTCTTCTGACAGGCATTGGCAGGACCTGGGATATCTGATTATCTACATCACCGGCCGTCCAGATATGCAGAAACAGCGTGTAGTTTCGTGGTTGTCCCAACACAATTTCCCACAAGGGATGATCTTCTTCTCAGATGGACTCGTTCATGACCCACTGCGACAAAAGACTATATTTCTCCGGAATCTCATGCAAGAGGTACTAGAAACCTATTTATAGCCTTAAAACCTCTTTACAGGGAATGTAATCCAGTAAAGATCTCCCTTCTTTCGGAACAATAAGTCTTACTGAACATCACAAAGTCTTTTTGCCATTCCTAACTTcttttctcactttttaaaGAGCAAGGAAAGCTGATAAGATTTCCAAAGGGACCTCCAATCATGACAAATCAGTAAATGAGCTGCTTGTTCTTTCCTGTATGCATAGAAAATACTATCAGGTTCAAAAATTGTTAACAGGGAACTCATATGCTGCTTTACTGCAAATCAAGCGCCAGCCTTGTAGTTGCATGGTGTTCAATAGTGCGCTCACTTTGGAAGTAATGTTTGTTTCAGTGCCACATCAAAATCTGTGCTGCATACGGTTCCATGAAGGATATTTCTGTGTACAGTGTCTTGGCTCTGTCACCATCCCAGATCTACATAGTTGGACGATCCACAAAGAAATACCAGGCACAGTGCCAAGTAAGTAATTCTTGGTATTCAGTCAGGAAGTCCTAGGGAAGTCAAGGCAATGCATGCACGTGAATGCATGTGCAAACTCACAAATACACAAAGCAGCAACTGTATTTCAAAGAAAGGCAGTTGGGGTTACAAATGAGGCATTTTCTGGAAGGGTGAATAGTAAAGACAATCAGGTGGTTGTGGGCTGTATCTACAAGTGCATGCATTGCACATTTCTGAATGACAGAATGAAATGGgtcacttgaaaaaaaaatggaggggAGTATTAGTATTTGTAGGTATCTAATTGGGATGCCAGTGATCAAAACTTAATATCTCATAGCACTCATAGGTCAAGGCAGCAGTAATTTGTCActcccttcttttcttcctatttCAGTTCCTCAGTGAAGGTTATGCAGCCCACTTGGCCTCACTGGAGTTCAGTCTCCATTCACGACCCAAAAAGAACAACTCTCGGATGATCTTGAGAAAAGGCAGCTTTGGTCTCCACTCGCAGCCTGAGTTTCTGCGCAAGAGAAACCACCTCCGCAGGACTATGTCTGTACAGCAACCTGACCCGCCTTCTTTAAACCCCAAGCCAGAGCGTGCTCAGAGCCAGCCTGAATCGGACAAAGACCATGACAGGCATTTGCCTTCCATTGCTTGGGTTCGAGGTGGAGTTCACAAATTTGAATCTATTCCCTAGGAGGATTGGGAATGTAGATCTTGGATGCACCCCATAAAACTTGTAGGCATGCCTGAAAGATAGTATTTAGGCAGCTCCAAATTAAGAGAAGTGGACAGGAATTTGTACCTTGGAGTCTTCCCTGTTCTGAAATCTGCCTTCTTACACCAACTGGGGCACTTCCAGTCTCTTCCTCTTATCATGTTTATTGGGGAAGTTTTAAACAATCTAAAACTACCACAAGTTTATCATCATAGCAACAGGTTATTTTTGAGAACAGATGTAATATTTGTAATAAGAGGAAAAGATACTGATTTTGCTCAGAAGGATTGTGGTATCAGCTAATTAGCTGCACCCAAAACAGCATCAAGGGTAGGTCCTGTAGGTTACAGAGGAGGTTTACACTTTAAACATTAAGTAGTCATGTCTGTTTCCACTTCACTTTTCAATAAAAGTGATAAAGGGAAGCAGCAGTGGGAGCTACAATAACAGGTGGTTAGGACTTCTGCAACAAGATGCTTTCTGGGTGCCTTAAACCCAAGGTTTCCTTTCAGCCTACAGTGTTGGTCAGCAGACTCCAACATGGGCACTCATGTTTGTGTGAGGCGCTGGacaaataaatgagaaaacttCACTTGTGAACCAAACATAAAAACttcatgttaaaaataaatgtgtcaGCCACAGTTTGAACACAGTTAGTGTTGTTGTAACCAAAGTAGTGTGCAACTGTACAAAGATCACATTGTTTGTGGAACTTGATGACTGTGCAAAAATGTGTGGACTACTCCAAAGAAGATGGCTCTGATGATCTCAGTCCAAGAGTCAGATCCTAAGAGGGCAAGCTAAAAGGAACCGTTTTACTAAGGGATCTGCAATCTTCAGTGCAAttgcttttttaattattcaaacTAGAATATTTACactggaggggaaagaaaaagtaattaagTAAATTGATAAATTGTTTACCTTCTCATGCTTCACAGCAACTGCTGCATTAAGACAATCTGTAGCATTCAGAATTATAGCATTTGAGCTTCAAAGAGTGGATATGCAAAAATACAGGTGCCACATAGACATTTCTCTACTGATTTAAATTTCTCTCTGATCTCTCAATGCGCTTACTAGAAGTAAAATGTGTGACGTTTTCCCTAAGTAGTAATATTTCTAGAGCATTATAGTTACTTTAACATAGTAGCAGTATGCAGATACTTCCAATGAAATTCATCAAGAGAATTTAAAGAGTGAACTGACACATGTTTTAAAACCTGCAGTCATGTTACAAGTGCACataaaaacccctttttttaGAGTTAAAAACATACTATTGACACTGAGAAAGCTTGAAGTCAAAAGAACATTCCTTTTTCaggtttgttgtttgttttttatttcaggGAATTAGGGTGGAGAGGGTGTTGTGCCTCTCCATCTCCCTTTCAGGTTTTGCTAGACAAGACAAAGTCTCTCACCAAGTTGGTTAATGATTTTGAAAGTTAACATGTAAAACAAGAAATCCAATGGAAAACTGTTATGACAGTGCAGAAGTAAAGTCTACTTTCTGTTAACCGTGAAGTTTCAGTGGGCTTTTGGAAGGGCATAGGAGTGTAGCTTTTGCCTTAAGAGGCAGCAAAATAGCTTGTAAGTGGAGatgtttgatttctttttcagacATTACTTGGCAAGATTGTCAGTTACCTATTTCAAACTTCTGAAATATCTCTGGCACATCAGtagttggttgttttgggtttttttcctaatgcttCCTTTAAGGGAAGGGGTAATCTCTGCTGAAGATTAAGGAAAGATCTAAAACGTTTGGTAGCAAACACTCTTTGGGAGCAGGAAAATATATTACAAGGGACTAGGGTTTTGTGCTCTGTTGCTACAATAGCTAAATGAATGATAGCTTGCAAACTACATTGAAACACTCTTGACATTTACAAATGCTTTCCCAGTAATATCATAGTTCTTGAATCCATGAAGGTAGAGGAATTATTCCATGTTCTGTTTCAGCCCACTGCATGTATTCATTCTAGTCACATAGTCCATTTCTTCTCTGCTTTGCATTATGATGAGGTTGCATGGATGCACCAGCATCCATCGCCTTCTAGTGAATTTACTGTTGGCACGCTCCTGCTTGTTAGTTTTAAATAGGCATGGGAATCCAAGGCTTGTGAGAGAGGAACTTACTAGGAACATTTTAAGTTTGATGAGGGGTCTAAAATATTGACGGACCAAAAAGTTTTTTAATCTTTGGATGTTGTTTAGCATGTCTCCCGACTATAATCGCTATTCCTGTACAAAGCTACCATTGTTTTAGCCATCTACCTCTATCACCCAAGAGACTTGAAAacctatttttttgttttcaattgcTGTAGTAGAAAGGTCTACTTCCTTTCAAAAGAGTGATCTGTGTGTAATTCTGTGACTATATTGAAGGAAATAGTGTCTGAGTACAAGGTTAGAAAAATCTCCTAGGTTATAAAGGGCTGTCTTTTACTCTTGGAGACATAATGTCATTTTACAGGGTTCCATGTAATGAAGACTACGATTTTATGTATTTCTATTAATAGCTGGGTCATCTTTACAGTAGTCACTGTGCTGGCTTCCCTTAAGAATATTAGGAGCTAATAGCAGTAAAACAAGTGTGCGTGCGTGTATGTGTACGATTTAGTGAGGTAACAATTTCAAAGTTTCTACACATGGTATTAAAATCAAGCTGAAAATATTCTCCCTAACTTTGTTTTCATACAGTGTATGAGAACTTATATGGCATTTGCATAATTCCAGCACTGCTGATTACTCATGGCTAGAATGGTTTATCTTGTGATCCCACACTCCAGCGGTGCACTTTGGCAAAATAGTGACAGAGGCTTTTTAGTTACACACTTTGTCCGCATGAAACTGCATCCAGTCATTCACAGGCATTCAGCTTGCAATTGGATTTCAGTTCTACTTGTGTTTTCATGGAAGATGAGTCCCCTAGGAAGCCATTCGCTTAGGGTAAGTTTAATCCTACAGTCATTCTTGATTGCAAGTCCTCAATGCTGCAGTTTCTGTGCAGTCAGCATTAAACTATACGGGCTATGAAAGTGTTTTAGCATACACGGAAGGGAAAGGGACAGAGAACTCAGGTGGGTGTGCCCACAGAACGTACATCACACTCATCAGTTGTTACATTAGCACCATCAGTTGTTTAGTGCCTCCAGTGTGTAACAGAAAAGCACATTCTTTTAACATGCTGAATGGAGGAAGCATAAATGAAATTGTAAAACACAAAATTGTTACTCCAGTGGGTGCTAGGGGTACAGTACAAGTATGCCACAGTTGGAAGCATTTACTTCTTTGTCCTGTTGATATGGATCcattttaaattactgtaaAAAATGGCTGTGATGAATAGCAGTGGTAGAGTTATTTGAGATATTGTGAAAACACACCATCACAACTGTGGTGCTTTGGTTTTGtctgtgtatatgtgtgtatagCTACTGGAAGACACTTAAGTTTTGGTTCTGCTTTCACAGCAAATTTGTAACcaatacacattaaaaaaaaaaaaaaaaaaaaccaaaaccaactcAAACACAGCAACAGTGGCTGTCTGTTCAATTTTGTTGTCTAGCTAGGTAAGTTTGGAACAAGATATCATAGTATAGATTGCAGAATTGAATAGTGATGTTAATCCAAATCTGCTTATTTTGAGTAACATTTTTGTTTGCATACACTAGTGCTCTTGGTATAGATTTTTGCTTGACCAAAGTATTCCTGTTTAGTTTTGTGGCATGGTTTGTATCTATTCAGCACAAAATTCTGTTAGGTGTAAAAATGACAAAGTACTGGTAATTCTTATTCATTGGGGTTCATGAGAGCTgtcctttttatttgtttacatTAAACTAGTCTTAATTTAGATTACTTCACTTTTTCCTCTAGTATCTAGGGAAGTCACTTCCAAACAGCTAAAACTTTCACTGTTTATATAGAAGTGGAACTATCAGTaaactagaggaaaaaaaattacagaccTTGGTCTATGCAGaacaatgacatttttttcagaagccCCAGCCCCAGTATTCTGCAAAATAGCCTTTGTTTCCCATTACTAATGAATAAGTTGTCCTGTTTGCACATTGCAGTCTTTCTTTAGCCAGGACACTACTATTGCATGTATTTAACAAATCCTCAATACTTAGGTATATAATATCATCATGTCCTTCATGGAATaaatttagaaaggaaaaaaaaaatttcccttttttctataccatttctcttttaaatttgCTAAAGGCTTTTTTTAATAAGCATTTAAAACAATACCTGAAACCAGTAGGTATTTTACGTTTAAAATTGGTAGGTCCAACAGTTGTTACTGAACAAGTAggattttcctggtttttttttttttccccctcttgcCATCTAGGCTGCAGAAAGGTGAGTACATCGTCATAGGATTAGATGATTGGAGCATGGGTATCATTTTAGTAAACTCATTGGCTTGATAATGGAGAGATGAGGATTATGCACCAGAATTTCATGATTTTTCTCATTAGAGATTGACGTGTGGCATCTGAACTCAGGATCTCTGCATTGAATTGTTCATGTCGAGCATGCAGGGGAGAAAGTGGCACTTTCATCCTTATCTGGAGCTGGTACAGGATAGAATTCCTATACACAGAAAACCTTCCAGCCTACCTTCTCAGCTTCTCTGAGAGCAGTGGTTCCTCATGGTTTGTGCTCAAAACTTCAGCAGAAATTTTGGGTTTGTCAAGATTATTAAGACTTCCATTATGTTTAGTCACACAAGGTAACTATATGTTCCTATAGATGAGTCTAAATTCAGAACCCCTATAAAAATGGAAGTAATAACACATTTTTCTGGATGAAAATACCTGGTTTTCCAGAAATAAGGCCTGTAACAGCTAGAATCCTGTGCATGGACACTGGAATTGAAGTCATGAGTTG is part of the Anomalospiza imberbis isolate Cuckoo-Finch-1a 21T00152 chromosome 20, ASM3175350v1, whole genome shotgun sequence genome and harbors:
- the PITPNM3 gene encoding membrane-associated phosphatidylinositol transfer protein 3 isoform X3; its protein translation is MVEGKNAILIGMSQWNSNDLVEQIETIGKLEENQGELYRTSLRKQRFPAQGSIEIHEDNEEGVQHQNCKTHVLILILHGGNILDTGSGDHSSKLADINTFTSVFEKVTRAHFPASLGHILMRLVPCPAICSAAFSLVSSLNPYSYDESCLSSSEDHIPLAALPLLAVSSPQYQDAVAMVISRANQVYNDFLKSTDGAGFNGQVCLIGDCIGGILGFDAICYNSNTAYESRNSSRRGSISSIQDNPLLAEDSSLGDSKHLSKSNIDISGIVEEEEQRPPLPRKQSDSSTYDCDTITQHHAFLSSIHSSVLKDGADLPPVDSSLSEVNLGRFEFEVSDFFLFGSPLGLVLAMRNTVLPGLDVCQVRPACSQVYSFFHSADPSACRLEPLLEKKFHLLPPFSVPRYQRYPLGDGRSHQLGDALHNHSGLFLENSSLNIPFSQESPESPNTSDQPQGKTRKLSLASTNSENSGSTESLPSACLTNITAKWWGTKRIDYALYCPDVLTAFPTVALPHLFHASYWESTDVVAFILRQVMRYENVNFKENDNLDPETLSPSNPREKWLRKRTHVKLRNVTANHRANDVIAAEDGPQVLVGRFMYGPLDMVALTGEKVDIFIMTEPSSGRWVYFDTEISNSSGRISYNIPEQKRLRVGVYPIKMVVRGDQSSAASYLTVLPRGMECVVFSIDGSFAASVSIMGSDPKVRAGAVDVVRHWQDLGYLIIYITGRPDMQKQRVVSWLSQHNFPQGMIFFSDGLVHDPLRQKTIFLRNLMQECHIKICAAYGSMKDISVYSVLALSPSQIYIVGRSTKKYQAQCQFLSEGYAAHLASLEFSLHSRPKKNNSRMILRKGSFGLHSQPEFLRKRNHLRRTMSVQQPDPPSLNPKPERAQSQPESDKDHDRHLPSIAWVRGGVHKFESIP